The proteins below are encoded in one region of Acetoanaerobium noterae:
- a CDS encoding thioredoxin family protein: MNKNIKILVIVLVIGALAAIYFNKNLSDSSGNTQTDKSEINATQTEESYETTTNEYYDLAIENGYPTFLEFTTSTCPACKYMEPTIEEAKIKFKGKANVVVVNLDLQENAHLAMAYNVRVVPTLVFLDNDAVIKSRTEGVTTLDDIEKMLKEAGMQ, encoded by the coding sequence ATGAACAAAAATATTAAGATTTTGGTAATAGTCCTTGTAATAGGAGCGTTGGCAGCTATTTATTTCAATAAAAATCTCTCAGATTCAAGTGGAAATACTCAAACAGATAAATCTGAGATAAATGCTACACAAACTGAGGAAAGCTATGAAACGACAACAAATGAATACTATGATTTAGCAATAGAAAATGGTTACCCTACATTTTTAGAATTTACAACTTCAACTTGCCCAGCCTGTAAGTATATGGAGCCTACAATAGAAGAAGCCAAGATAAAATTTAAAGGGAAAGCAAACGTAGTTGTTGTAAATTTAGATCTTCAGGAAAATGCTCATTTGGCGATGGCGTATAATGTAAGAGTAGTTCCTACCTTAGTGTTTTTAGATAATGATGCAGTAATTAAATCGAGAACTGAAGGTGTAACTACACTTGATGATATAGAAAAAATGCTTAAAGAAGCAGGTATGCAGTAA
- the nadC gene encoding carboxylating nicotinate-nucleotide diphosphorylase, which yields MLEFQIDQLVKMWLEEDINNIDLASSVIFDEEHKSKGKFMAKEDGVICGWDIVRRVFELLKYEGELKVLKSDGASVLKGECIAELYGRTKSLLMGERVALNILSHLSGISTKTNKAVSVLSRGNTKLLDTRKTTPGLRILEKYAVRTGGGVNHRYNLSQAVMIKDNHIKASGGITNAYDKVKSKSGPMTAIEIEVKNIEELKEAIMLKPNLILLDNMNDNQLRECVNLCNGLVPLEASGNMTLERLDEIKDIGLDYISMGELTHSVKALDISMKLI from the coding sequence ATGCTAGAGTTTCAAATTGATCAACTGGTTAAAATGTGGCTAGAGGAAGATATTAATAATATTGACCTTGCTAGTAGTGTGATTTTTGATGAGGAGCATAAAAGTAAGGGTAAGTTTATGGCTAAGGAAGATGGAGTAATTTGCGGGTGGGATATAGTAAGAAGAGTTTTTGAGCTTCTTAAGTATGAAGGTGAGCTGAAGGTTTTAAAATCAGATGGGGCAAGCGTTCTAAAGGGTGAATGCATAGCTGAGCTTTATGGCCGGACAAAATCTCTTTTGATGGGCGAAAGAGTTGCTCTTAATATCTTGTCTCATCTTAGTGGGATTTCAACTAAAACAAATAAGGCAGTAAGCGTGCTTTCTAGAGGAAATACAAAGCTTTTAGATACGAGAAAAACAACGCCAGGGCTTAGAATACTCGAAAAATATGCTGTTAGGACTGGTGGTGGAGTAAACCACAGATACAATCTTTCGCAAGCTGTAATGATTAAGGATAATCATATAAAGGCATCTGGAGGCATAACAAATGCCTATGATAAAGTAAAATCTAAGTCAGGACCAATGACAGCTATAGAAATAGAGGTTAAAAATATTGAAGAGCTAAAAGAAGCTATTATGCTTAAGCCAAACTTAATACTACTTGATAATATGAATGATAATCAGCTTAGAGAGTGCGTAAACTTATGCAATGGTTTAGTGCCGCTTGAAGCTTCAGGAAATATGACCTTAGAGCGCCTAGACGAAATTAAAGACATAGGCCTTGATTATATATCGATGGGGGAGCTGACTCATTCAGTCAAAGCGCTTGATATATCGATGAAATTAATATAG
- a CDS encoding L-aspartate oxidase, with product MKYDVLIIGAGIAGLYTALSLPSNLKVLVLSKDEINNCNTYRAQGGIACVWDEDDDFEIHMEDSLKAGNGKNNKKMLEIMVSEGPENIQNLIDYGVDFDKNERGYDLTLEGGHTKRRILHYKDTTGKRVIEVLAQNAFKKNNIEINERTMAVDIAKSRNGFLTTVLDENEEPMYIESDFTVIASGGIGRLYKYTTNASIASGDGITLASKAGAKLKHMDLIQFHPTGLYENSGDRFLISESVRGEGGILRNNKKEAFMHLYHEMADLAPRDVVSKSMLKEMKNSNSNYLYLDVTAKPKEYLENRFPHIYKSCKNRKLSMEKDFIPVSPCQHYFMGGIEVDEFGSTTVDNLYATGECACTEVHGNNRLASNSLLEALVFSKRVAKSIEGKYSRLENTDIKSNIKVEARIHDNYGLQGLSYNEKKHLELSEIESLKNKVREIMQNSFFVNFNIDYAEKNIEAINELKFELNLYKNNNKNFYELVSLAEVSNIILKEKLKNARVSN from the coding sequence ATGAAATACGATGTTTTGATTATTGGAGCTGGAATAGCAGGACTTTATACAGCTTTGTCACTTCCTTCAAACCTAAAAGTGCTAGTCCTATCAAAGGATGAGATAAATAATTGTAACACTTATAGAGCGCAAGGTGGTATAGCTTGCGTTTGGGATGAAGATGATGATTTTGAAATCCATATGGAAGATAGTCTTAAGGCTGGAAATGGAAAAAATAATAAAAAAATGCTAGAAATTATGGTTAGTGAAGGACCGGAAAATATCCAGAACTTAATTGATTATGGTGTGGATTTTGATAAAAACGAAAGAGGGTATGATCTGACGTTAGAAGGAGGACATACAAAAAGAAGGATACTGCACTATAAGGACACTACTGGAAAAAGAGTTATTGAAGTGTTGGCTCAAAATGCTTTTAAGAAAAATAATATAGAAATTAATGAAAGAACTATGGCAGTGGATATTGCCAAATCCAGGAATGGCTTTTTAACCACTGTTTTAGATGAAAATGAGGAGCCTATGTACATAGAATCAGATTTTACTGTGATTGCCTCTGGAGGCATAGGAAGGCTCTATAAATATACTACGAATGCATCTATCGCTAGTGGAGATGGAATAACTCTAGCTAGTAAAGCCGGAGCAAAGCTAAAGCATATGGATTTGATTCAATTTCATCCTACAGGACTATATGAAAACAGCGGGGATAGATTTCTTATTTCTGAATCGGTTAGAGGAGAAGGGGGAATCTTAAGAAATAACAAAAAAGAAGCCTTTATGCATTTATATCATGAAATGGCTGATCTAGCTCCTAGAGATGTAGTATCAAAATCAATGCTTAAGGAAATGAAAAATTCTAATTCAAACTATTTATATTTAGATGTAACAGCAAAGCCTAAAGAGTACCTAGAAAATAGATTTCCACATATATATAAAAGCTGTAAAAACAGAAAGCTAAGCATGGAAAAGGATTTTATTCCAGTAAGTCCCTGCCAGCATTACTTTATGGGAGGGATTGAAGTAGATGAATTTGGAAGTACAACTGTAGATAACCTGTATGCGACTGGAGAATGTGCTTGTACTGAAGTTCATGGCAATAATAGATTAGCAAGTAATTCGTTATTAGAAGCCTTAGTATTTTCAAAAAGAGTGGCTAAATCTATTGAAGGCAAGTACAGCAGATTAGAAAATACAGACATAAAATCTAATATTAAAGTAGAGGCTAGGATTCATGATAATTATGGTTTACAAGGCTTAAGCTATAATGAAAAAAAACATTTAGAATTAAGTGAAATAGAAAGCTTAAAAAATAAAGTTCGAGAGATAATGCAAAATAGCTTTTTTGTAAATTTTAATATTGATTATGCGGAAAAAAATATTGAAGCTATTAATGAGCTTAAGTTTGAATTAAATTTATATAAAAATAATAATAAAAATTTCTATGAGCTTGTATCATTAGCAGAAGTATCCAATATTATTTTAAAGGAGAAATTAAAAAATGCTAGAGTTTCAAATTGA
- the nadA gene encoding quinolinate synthase NadA, translating into MKENILELIKKQKLEEDCVILAHHYQMPEIKQVADYIGDSYYLSALISKLKTPKIYFCGVRFMAETAKILSPDKTVILANPDAGCPMADMVSLDDLIEFKENNPNHLIVSYVNTSADIKAQSDICVTSSVALNIMNTVKDKEILFLPDRNLGRYIKEKTKNENVTLWEGFCPIHERAELEDMNALKSKQPDAVVLIHPECKWELVEQADFVGSTTEIMDFVSKSDKSKFIIGTELGVLESLQKQHPEKEFFLLYDEFVCKNMKKTTAQDLLNAMQGKGGEAIKLDEDVMVKASKSLYEMIKRSSK; encoded by the coding sequence ATGAAAGAAAACATACTTGAGCTAATAAAAAAACAGAAGCTTGAAGAGGATTGTGTAATTTTGGCGCATCATTATCAAATGCCTGAAATCAAGCAGGTAGCTGATTACATAGGAGATTCATATTATTTGAGTGCTTTGATAAGTAAGCTTAAAACACCTAAGATTTATTTCTGCGGAGTTAGATTTATGGCTGAAACAGCTAAAATATTATCGCCAGATAAAACAGTAATACTTGCTAATCCTGATGCTGGTTGTCCTATGGCCGATATGGTTTCACTTGATGACTTGATTGAGTTTAAGGAAAATAATCCCAACCATCTTATTGTTTCCTATGTAAATACAAGTGCTGATATAAAAGCTCAAAGCGATATTTGTGTTACATCTTCCGTAGCTCTTAATATAATGAACACTGTAAAGGATAAAGAAATTTTATTTTTGCCAGATAGAAATTTAGGGAGATATATCAAGGAGAAGACTAAAAATGAAAATGTTACTCTTTGGGAGGGCTTTTGTCCAATTCATGAAAGAGCAGAGCTAGAGGATATGAATGCTTTAAAATCTAAGCAGCCCGATGCTGTGGTGCTTATTCATCCAGAATGCAAATGGGAGCTGGTGGAGCAAGCAGATTTCGTAGGTTCCACAACTGAAATTATGGATTTTGTAAGTAAATCTGACAAATCAAAATTTATTATAGGCACGGAGCTAGGTGTGCTTGAGTCTTTACAGAAGCAGCATCCTGAAAAAGAATTTTTCTTGTTATACGATGAATTTGTATGTAAAAATATGAAAAAAACAACTGCTCAAGATTTACTTAATGCTATGCAAGGAAAAGGTGGAGAAGCAATAAAGCTAGATGAAGATGTTATGGTGAAAGCTTCTAAAAGTCTTTATGAAATGATTAAAAGGAGTTCGAAATGA
- the lepA gene encoding translation elongation factor 4, whose amino-acid sequence MDRQSRTRNFSIIAHIDHGKSTLADRLIEDTGLVQSRDMKAQLLDNMDLERERGITIKLQSIRLVYKAKDGEEYFFNLIDTPGHVDFNYEVSRSLAACEGALLIVDAAQGVEAQTLANVYLALDQDLEIVPVINKIDLPSARPEEIKTEIEDIIGLDASEAPLISAKDGTNIDQVLEAIVHKVPAPKGDIDAPLKALIFDSYYDSYKGVISYVRVFEGKVKKGDRIKMMNTKKVFEVTEVGVVSPTHIPVEDLVAGDVGYIAASVKDIRSSRVGDTITLADNPTEHPLPGYKKATPMVYCGIYPAEGEKYENVRDALEKLQVNDAALEFEAETSAALGFGFRCGFLGLLHMEIIQERLEREFDLNMITTAPSVLFRVIKTDGEVLMIQNPTNLPPVQEIDHIEEPIVKANIIVPTDYVGPVMELAQERRGNMLNMEYLDTKRVTLHYEIPLNEVVYDFFDSLKSRTKGYGSLDYEFKEYKEAKLVKLDILINREQVDALSFIVHESTAQTRGRVMCEKLKDEIPKHQFPVPIQAAIGTKVVARETISAYRKDVLAKCYGGDISRKRKLLEKQKEGKKRMRQIGNVEVPQKAFMSVLKLDK is encoded by the coding sequence TTGGATAGACAAAGCCGCACAAGAAATTTTAGTATCATTGCTCATATCGACCATGGAAAATCAACACTAGCTGATAGATTGATTGAAGATACAGGATTAGTACAATCAAGAGATATGAAGGCACAGCTTCTGGACAATATGGATTTGGAAAGAGAAAGAGGAATAACGATTAAACTGCAGTCGATTAGACTAGTTTACAAAGCAAAGGATGGAGAGGAATACTTTTTTAATTTAATTGATACTCCAGGTCACGTAGACTTTAACTACGAAGTATCTAGATCCCTTGCTGCCTGTGAAGGTGCTCTCCTTATAGTTGATGCAGCTCAGGGAGTTGAAGCCCAAACCCTAGCTAATGTCTACTTGGCACTTGACCAAGATTTGGAAATAGTACCTGTAATCAATAAGATAGACCTTCCTAGTGCTAGACCTGAGGAAATTAAGACGGAAATAGAGGATATTATAGGACTAGATGCATCTGAGGCTCCTCTTATTTCAGCAAAAGACGGGACTAATATAGATCAGGTTCTAGAGGCGATAGTACATAAGGTACCAGCACCAAAAGGCGATATTGATGCACCACTTAAGGCTCTTATATTCGACTCGTATTACGATTCATACAAAGGAGTAATTTCTTACGTAAGAGTATTTGAAGGCAAAGTGAAAAAAGGCGATAGAATAAAGATGATGAATACAAAAAAGGTATTCGAGGTTACAGAAGTTGGAGTTGTTTCTCCTACTCATATTCCAGTAGAGGATTTAGTAGCTGGAGATGTAGGATATATAGCAGCTTCTGTTAAGGATATCAGAAGCTCTAGGGTTGGAGATACTATCACCTTGGCTGATAACCCAACAGAGCATCCTCTTCCAGGATATAAAAAAGCTACCCCTATGGTTTATTGTGGGATTTACCCTGCTGAAGGGGAAAAATATGAAAATGTAAGAGATGCATTAGAAAAGCTTCAAGTAAATGATGCAGCTCTAGAATTTGAAGCAGAAACCTCTGCAGCTTTAGGTTTTGGATTTAGATGTGGATTCCTTGGCCTTCTTCATATGGAAATAATTCAAGAAAGATTAGAAAGAGAATTTGACTTAAATATGATTACTACGGCTCCATCTGTATTATTTAGAGTAATAAAAACTGATGGGGAAGTACTCATGATACAAAATCCTACTAATCTCCCTCCAGTTCAGGAGATTGACCATATAGAAGAGCCTATAGTAAAGGCGAATATAATTGTACCTACGGATTATGTTGGACCTGTAATGGAGCTTGCTCAGGAAAGAAGAGGCAATATGCTCAATATGGAGTATCTAGACACCAAAAGAGTTACACTTCACTATGAGATTCCATTAAACGAAGTTGTATATGACTTCTTCGATTCATTAAAATCAAGAACAAAGGGTTATGGCTCATTAGATTATGAATTTAAAGAGTATAAAGAAGCAAAATTAGTTAAGCTTGATATTCTAATCAACAGAGAGCAAGTGGATGCACTTTCATTTATAGTTCACGAAAGTACTGCCCAAACTAGAGGAAGAGTAATGTGTGAAAAGCTAAAGGACGAGATTCCAAAGCATCAGTTCCCAGTGCCTATACAAGCAGCAATAGGAACTAAGGTAGTAGCAAGAGAAACGATAAGTGCATATAGAAAAGACGTACTTGCGAAATGCTACGGTGGAGATATAAGCCGTAAGCGTAAGCTACTTGAAAAACAAAAAGAGGGTAAGAAAAGAATGAGACAAATTGGGAATGTAGAGGTTCCTCAAAAGGCATTTATGTCAGTTCTTAAGCTAGATAAATAA
- the rpsT gene encoding 30S ribosomal protein S20 — MANIKSAKKRISVTAKKTLINRMRKSQIKTAIKRFEAALAEGNMEAATENFKYAQKKIHQIAAKGTLHKNAAARKVSKLASRLNAAKAN; from the coding sequence TTGGCAAATATTAAGTCTGCTAAGAAAAGAATTTCTGTTACTGCTAAGAAAACTCTTATTAACAGAATGAGAAAATCTCAAATAAAAACAGCAATCAAAAGATTTGAGGCTGCTCTAGCTGAAGGTAATATGGAAGCTGCTACTGAAAACTTCAAGTACGCTCAAAAGAAAATCCATCAAATCGCAGCTAAAGGAACTCTTCATAAAAATGCTGCTGCTAGAAAAGTATCAAAATTAGCTTCTAGATTAAACGCTGCTAAAGCTAACTAA
- the holA gene encoding DNA polymerase III subunit delta has translation MNYKDLLKNIDNEKDKVYLIYGEEAYRIDSILDCFKNKLEPAFRDFNLTVIDDKVIDIDRIIENFESVPFMDKNRIVVIKSSEFFKTGTKGLAKEDEKKLLAYLENPAETTIVLFCPPEVDKRSSLFKLLKKNHCIFEANKLEMNELKLWCKAVLKKSNTIISDLELESFIEKTGYYYKESGKSLRDLENELVKISALYQKQGKITIQDIDLVILQNFENNVFRLIEDTFSGDFKKALIEFNHIIDSGESALMILTMFGKQLSMITKYHILKAKGYNEALIAQKLSVHPYALKKAGIHSQKLKYKEALVLLNLCLDTDYRIKNGQINERIGVELILTKICQRIKTEKPSKVFA, from the coding sequence ATGAATTACAAGGATTTGCTGAAAAATATTGACAATGAAAAGGATAAGGTCTATCTCATCTATGGAGAAGAGGCTTATCGTATAGATTCTATATTAGATTGTTTTAAGAATAAGCTAGAGCCAGCATTTAGAGATTTTAATCTAACTGTTATTGATGACAAGGTTATAGATATTGATAGGATAATAGAAAACTTTGAATCAGTGCCTTTTATGGATAAAAATAGAATAGTAGTGATAAAAAGTAGTGAGTTCTTCAAAACTGGGACTAAGGGGCTGGCTAAAGAAGATGAAAAAAAACTACTAGCCTATCTTGAAAATCCAGCGGAAACGACTATAGTTTTATTTTGCCCGCCAGAGGTAGATAAAAGATCTAGTTTATTTAAGCTGCTTAAAAAAAATCACTGTATTTTTGAAGCAAACAAGCTTGAGATGAATGAACTTAAATTATGGTGCAAAGCCGTTTTAAAGAAATCTAATACCATTATTAGCGATTTGGAATTGGAAAGCTTTATTGAAAAAACTGGTTATTATTATAAAGAGTCTGGGAAAAGTTTAAGAGATTTAGAAAATGAGCTAGTAAAAATTTCAGCTTTATATCAAAAGCAAGGGAAAATTACAATTCAAGATATAGATTTAGTAATTCTTCAAAATTTCGAGAATAATGTATTTAGATTGATTGAAGATACCTTTAGCGGAGATTTTAAAAAGGCTTTGATTGAATTCAATCATATAATTGACTCTGGAGAATCTGCTCTTATGATTTTAACTATGTTTGGAAAACAACTCTCTATGATAACGAAATACCATATATTAAAGGCCAAGGGATACAATGAAGCTTTGATAGCTCAGAAGCTATCAGTTCATCCATATGCTCTTAAAAAGGCGGGTATACACTCTCAAAAATTAAAGTACAAGGAAGCCTTGGTGCTATTAAACCTTTGCCTTGATACAGATTACAGGATTAAAAATGGTCAAATTAATGAGAGAATAGGTGTAGAGCTTATTCTTACGAAAATATGTCAGCGCATTAAGACAGAAAAACCATCTAAGGTCTTTGCTTAA
- a CDS encoding ComEC/Rec2 family competence protein, with protein sequence MRRYSFVIFICIFISAVFTLVYQERSFIESEPIEVYREYQIDQVEKRPNYTMLYSGDSAIIQYEYSSLDYTDNILPGSVIAVEGKVTALKGHPQRGYANYLRSRGYNYLINGNIDDIVSHKSNFRTLIYEIREYLGKYIDSIYRVDSPFVKALVYGDRAEMNENDTELFSKTGISHLLAISGFHIGLLASMALILLKKLPSNIRYFIVLGFIFIYVIITGARPSAIRAGIFYLMYIASIFYCKRYDVISSAFLLSSVLIALNPYILYDAGFTLSFMAVISIGMFYQSINATFEKTKILHKYIANLTSMTISAQVLTLPLTYFYFQRISIISIFSNLISVPLVTLTYPFMLSSLVLYKIPFLGNLLMSMVKSLKFILYYFNQKISAFSLSYIDFEASNIYTTIVAYVLIFTFYFIFAIYTLKENKNELQGFAEKY encoded by the coding sequence ATGAGAAGATACTCTTTTGTTATATTCATTTGTATTTTTATTTCAGCAGTGTTTACCTTGGTATACCAAGAGCGAAGCTTTATAGAGTCAGAACCAATTGAGGTTTATCGGGAATATCAAATAGACCAAGTAGAAAAAAGACCAAATTACACTATGCTTTACTCAGGGGATTCAGCCATAATTCAGTATGAATATTCTAGCTTAGATTATACTGATAATATCCTGCCAGGTAGCGTAATTGCAGTTGAAGGAAAAGTAACTGCACTAAAAGGACATCCTCAAAGAGGATATGCAAACTATTTAAGGTCAAGAGGATACAATTATTTGATAAATGGAAACATTGATGATATAGTAAGCCATAAATCAAATTTTAGAACACTCATATACGAAATAAGAGAGTATTTAGGAAAATATATAGACTCGATTTACAGAGTAGATAGCCCTTTTGTAAAAGCTTTGGTTTATGGAGATAGAGCAGAGATGAATGAAAATGATACAGAGCTATTTTCTAAAACTGGAATTTCTCATCTCTTGGCAATATCTGGTTTTCACATTGGACTTCTAGCTTCTATGGCATTGATTCTGCTTAAAAAGTTACCAAGTAATATTAGATATTTTATAGTTTTGGGTTTTATTTTTATATATGTCATAATTACTGGAGCAAGACCCTCTGCCATAAGAGCTGGGATTTTCTATTTGATGTATATAGCTAGCATTTTTTATTGCAAGAGATATGATGTTATTAGCAGTGCGTTTTTACTTTCAAGCGTGCTAATAGCTTTGAATCCATATATTTTATACGATGCTGGCTTTACATTGTCCTTTATGGCTGTTATTTCAATAGGTATGTTTTACCAAAGTATTAATGCTACTTTTGAAAAGACAAAGATACTGCATAAATACATAGCTAACCTTACTAGCATGACAATATCCGCTCAAGTTTTAACTCTACCCCTTACATATTTTTATTTTCAGAGAATATCAATTATATCAATTTTTTCTAATTTAATAAGCGTACCACTAGTTACTTTAACCTATCCCTTTATGTTATCGTCTTTAGTGCTTTATAAGATACCGTTTTTAGGGAATCTACTTATGAGCATGGTTAAAAGCCTGAAATTTATTTTGTATTATTTCAATCAAAAGATATCAGCGTTTTCTTTGTCTTATATTGACTTTGAGGCATCAAATATTTATACTACAATAGTTGCCTATGTTCTAATATTTACATTCTACTTTATCTTTGCTATCTATACCTTAAAGGAGAACAAAAATGAATTACAAGGATTTGCTGAAAAATATTGA
- a CDS encoding ECF transporter S component — MNKTHKLVTYSLLIALVCVGTMFIKIHVPATNGYVNIGDAFIIISSLMFGPVAGMIAGGIGSAMADLLSGYAHFAVFTLIVKGIEGYIIGWLFVKFGGTKLAGMYSSLAGVAFMVLGYFMVETVMYSSYKVALQSIAFNGVQALASFIIGYPVFSYISKNVRLKFNV, encoded by the coding sequence ATGAATAAAACTCATAAATTAGTTACCTATAGCTTACTTATAGCACTTGTTTGTGTGGGTACAATGTTTATCAAAATACACGTACCTGCAACCAACGGTTATGTTAATATAGGGGATGCATTTATTATTATTTCTTCACTTATGTTTGGACCTGTAGCAGGAATGATTGCAGGTGGCATAGGCTCTGCGATGGCGGATTTATTATCTGGATATGCACATTTTGCTGTATTTACACTTATAGTAAAAGGTATAGAAGGATATATCATAGGTTGGTTATTCGTTAAATTTGGAGGAACTAAGCTAGCTGGAATGTACAGCTCGTTAGCAGGTGTTGCATTTATGGTATTAGGTTATTTTATGGTTGAAACAGTTATGTATTCAAGCTATAAAGTTGCACTTCAGAGTATTGCATTTAACGGAGTCCAAGCGTTGGCTTCATTTATTATAGGGTATCCAGTATTTTCCTATATATCTAAAAATGTAAGACTTAAATTCAATGTATAA
- a CDS encoding GNAT family N-acetyltransferase, whose amino-acid sequence MSEIRYALYDDLKEIRNLWEYSFSDEESFVNYYFDKRYNPGCNLIAKETELLASLQRNPYKINISKDSQNTAYVVGISVYPEHRGKKLTTKLLNKALEEAYNLGEKISLLMPIDTAIYRRYGYENCFSLYSFEVNLSDIEYKNNKSVNLERITKMTDELADLLIEIYLEKAKNWDIYLERDRNHYYTYFEEIKVEAGEIFLAKNNANEPIGYMVFYPKMEPSKGYVRELFYLDSSALDSFMTLMASHKTQLDSVTIQQPIDSQLMYYFGFNNKISVSLKPFMMARIVDVKYVLEKLAKDMILDLSIRINDGILSQNNQVFHIKNGSVAISDNKADAIMDIGTLTQLYMGTVSVSAAYDLGKIEAENINLAQLNRLFSYKISYVNEYI is encoded by the coding sequence ATGTCAGAAATAAGATATGCTTTGTATGACGATCTTAAAGAAATAAGAAATTTATGGGAATATTCATTTTCAGATGAGGAGAGCTTTGTAAATTATTACTTTGATAAAAGATACAATCCAGGGTGTAATTTGATTGCTAAGGAAACTGAATTACTTGCATCTCTTCAAAGAAATCCATATAAAATAAATATTAGTAAGGATTCCCAAAATACGGCCTATGTGGTAGGGATAAGTGTATATCCAGAACATAGGGGCAAAAAACTAACAACAAAGCTTTTAAATAAAGCTTTGGAGGAGGCCTATAACCTAGGAGAGAAGATATCACTATTGATGCCTATAGATACTGCTATTTATAGACGATATGGCTATGAAAACTGCTTTAGTTTATATAGCTTTGAGGTTAATCTATCTGATATTGAGTATAAAAATAACAAATCTGTAAATCTTGAAAGAATCACAAAGATGACAGATGAGCTTGCGGACTTGCTTATAGAAATTTATCTAGAGAAGGCAAAAAATTGGGATATTTATTTGGAAAGAGATAGAAATCATTATTACACTTACTTTGAAGAAATTAAAGTTGAAGCAGGAGAGATTTTTTTAGCAAAAAATAATGCTAATGAGCCTATAGGGTATATGGTTTTTTATCCAAAAATGGAACCATCTAAGGGTTATGTAAGAGAACTGTTTTACCTGGATTCTAGTGCTTTGGATTCATTTATGACGCTTATGGCTAGTCACAAGACTCAGCTTGATAGTGTTACTATACAGCAACCTATAGATTCTCAGCTTATGTATTATTTCGGATTTAACAATAAAATATCTGTAAGTCTAAAGCCTTTTATGATGGCTAGGATAGTAGATGTAAAATACGTACTTGAAAAATTAGCTAAAGATATGATTTTAGATTTAAGCATAAGGATTAATGACGGTATTTTGAGTCAAAACAATCAGGTATTTCATATTAAAAATGGCTCAGTAGCAATTTCTGATAATAAAGCTGATGCAATAATGGATATAGGAACCCTAACTCAACTTTATATGGGAACTGTATCAGTTTCGGCAGCTTATGATTTAGGAAAAATTGAAGCTGAAAATATTAATTTGGCTCAACTTAATAGACTATTTTCTTATAAAATTTCATATGTGAATGAATATATCTAA